DNA from Leucobacter aridicollis:
ATTTCGACGCCCGCGAGGTTCGCGAGCCCCCACGGATGGCCGAAGAAGCCACCCTTGCGTGACTGTGGCTGACTCGCCGGCGCCGTATTATCGGGCTGCGTAGTGGGTGATGACACGGGTTCTCCCCTGGGGTATACCGCGTGCAGTGTTCCCTCGCAGCGCTGGCGAGGGCGCACCGCTGCGGGAAATCAAAAACAACACAAAAGACCCCGCCGGTGCGCTCCGTACGCCGGCTGCCAGTGCCGTCCGTACCGCGCCCCAACGTGCAGGGCCACAGAAAACCGTATCACTGTCTGAGTTTTCGGGCGCGTCGCGGCTGCGGAATGCGGTGGAGAAAGCTGGACCGTTGCGTGTTGGAGATCGTCGCGACCTACGCTACGGAGCGACTCGGTAACCACTTCTGATCGCAACTCGGTTCCATGCGCCCATGACGAGCGCGAGCCAGCTGACCGCGGAAATCTGTTCCGGGGTGAGGGCCCCGGTGTCCCACTCGGTGCGCTGCGGGACCGACAACCGGGTGACCTCCTCGGCAAGGCCGAGCGCCGCCGCCTCGATGGCTGAGAAGTACTGGGACTCCCACCACGCGGGGAGCACCGCGAGGCGGTCGCTGGTCTCACCCAGCTTGACAGCGTCGCGGCTGTGCAGTCGCGTGCAGAAGGCGCAGCCGTTGAGCTGGGAGACGCGGATCTTGATGAGCTCGACGAGTTTCGCGTCGACCCCCGCATCGGCGGCCGCTTCCTCGGCTGCCGCGCTGAACGCCGACAGTTGCTCGTAGACGGCTGGGTGCTGCTTCGTGAGATTCGAGAGTGGCATGCGTTCCTCCTGTGTGGTGTGATGCCGATCGTGGTAGATGACGGGTGCGGGGCCGGCCAGGCCAACCTGGGGCCTACGGACCGTTACTCTCGGGCCCAGCGGCATTGCGGCAGTCGATCCTGCGATTGTGGATTGAGAAACCGAGGATTGCGGCAAGGGCACCAACAAAGAGGAGCACGAAGTTCCACGGACCGACGTCGCGAGAAATGAGGAGCCCACTCGACACCGTGAGGACGAGACCGACGGTGTAGGTCCACTCTGCGTGAGGCGGCATCGGATCGGGCCGCCCGGCGAGCGGGATGTGCTCGTTGGGGCGCGAGCGCAGCACGATCCTCATGGAGACGAAGAACAAGGCCAGTCCTGCAATCGTGACAGCCCATCCGAGGAGAACCATGTCCCTAGTCCACAGCAGGTGCGCGGCGGCGTCAACCAATGCGAGTAGTCGCGTCCGAGTGCGACGTGCGACGTGTGCACGCCGGGTCAGCCGGCGATGAGGTCCTCGAGGTGCGCGGCGCCATACTGTTCCGGGGCGATACGCTGCATGCCCGCGAGCGCGACGCCGAGGAGCACCGTGCGCTCAGCGGCGAGTTCAGAAACCGCAGGGGCTGCGCGGCGGAGGGCCGCGGTCAGCTGGCCGAGCGTCTCGGCGTAGACGGGTCCGAACTCGGGGGAGCGGAGCGCGTAGGCCCAGGCGCTCACCCACAGGCCGACCTCTGCCGCGCGCTCGGGATCGACATGGTTGCCGAAGAACTCGCGGATGGGGTCCTCCCCGTCGGCGACGACAGCCTGGTCATACTCGACGAGACTGTCGGCGACGAACTTCTGCCAGGCGCTCGCGATGAGCTCGGGGACGCTCGCAAAGTGCTGATGAATGAGGCCTGGCGATCCTTCGACTGCCGTCGCGACGGATCGCGCAGAGACGCCCTCGAGACCGTCCGCGAGCATGACGCGGACGGTCGCCTCGATGATCGCCGCGCGGCGCTCTTCCCGGGGCAGATAAGCCATCGATCCTCATTTCTCGCGAACTCCGTGTAGTCTATCCGCGTAATCTGTACGCCTGTACAAATTGAGTGAGATTGCAATTCACGAAGGAGAAATCATGCGCCCCCACGCGCTCACAACCCTGCGCAACGCACTGGGCAATGTCGACGCGTCGACCAGGAAGACCGCCAGAATGCCGCGGGACGGCTTCACCCCTGCAGTTGAGGATCGCGACTACCTCGGCTGGCGCGACCCAAGCGCCCCACAACGCGGCTACCTCTTCATCGAGGGCGAGCACGGCCTGCGGGGTGTGATGCTCACGACCACCCGCACCCGGAACTCGGTGCGGCGGGCCGTGATGTGTGAGTTCTGTCGCATCCCGCGACGGTTCGATCAGGTGGTGCTGTTCACCGCGCCCACGTCGCCCAAGCACAAGGACAGCTCGACGTTCGGGACCTACCTGTGCATCGACCTCGACTGCAATGCGAGGGTGAATGCGCTCAGGCCGATGGGGCCGCTCGACCCGCCGGCCGACGTAATGGTGGCCGCGCATCGGGCCCAGCTCCTGGAGCGCGTGACGGCCTTTGTGGCAGAGGTGTTGGAGCGCGCGGAGCTTCCGGCTACGCGACGGACAGGCTCTGCATCACGGTGATCGCGGTCTGAGCCTCGGGGCCCTCGACCCAGGCTTGCCCCTGCTGCCGGGGGTTCGCCCGGGAGCCGGCACCCTCTGTGGGCCGCCGGATGGCCCGTTTCCTGCAAGAGAGCACCTCTCCCACAGTTTGTAGGGGGCTGTTCTGCCGGGAAGGGGCTGTCTCGTGAGGGGTGTGTCGCGCGAGGGGCGTGAAGGCCCGGGCCCAGACGCAGAAAACCCCCGCGACCAGAATGTTTCCATTCGGTCTAGCGGGGGTTTTCGTTGTGGCGGTGACGGCGGGATTTGAACCCGCGGTAGGGGTTGCCTACACAACATTTCGAGTGTTGCACCTTCGGCCGCTCGGACACGTCACCGCGGAAAAGCTTACGGGAAAGTGTCTGCAGAACCTAATCCGGGTGAAACCGGTGGGCGCGCCGGAGTGTCGGAGGCCGGCGCTAGTCTCGACACATGGCGAAAACGAGTAGCGCATATGCCTGCACCGAGTGCGGTTGGCAGGCCGCGAAGTGGGTGGGCCGCTGCGGCGAATGCCAGCAGTGGGGCACGGTTGAGCTGCGCGGCGCGGCGAAGGCCTCGCTCGCGCGCACTACGAAGGCCACGGCGCCCGAGGCCGGCCGCGAGGCCAGGCCGATCACCGAACTCTCGGGCGCCTCGGTGAAACACAGGCAGACGGGCATCACCGAGCTCGATCGTGTGCTCGGCGGCGGCATCGTGCCGGGCGCCGCGATCCTCTTCTCTGGCGAACCGGGCGTCGGCAAGTCGACGCTGCTGCTCGACGTCGCGTCGCGCATCGCCAGGCACGGCGCCCGCGTGCTCTATGTGAGCGGTGAGGAATCGACGGGCCAAATTCGCATGCGGGCCGAACGAACGGACGCGCTCGTTGACACCCTCTACCTCGCGGCAGAGACCGACCTGAGCTCGGTGCTCGGACACATCGAGATGGTCGATCCCGGGCTCATCATCATCGACTCGGTGCAGACCCTTGCAAGCGACCAGGTTGAGGGCATCGCGGGCGGCCCGTCGCAGGTGCGCGAGGTCGCGGCGGCTCTCATCAGGGTCGCGAAGGATCGCGGGACGCCCGTGATCCTCGTGGGCCACGTCACGAAAGACGGGTCTGTGGCCGGGCCCCGGCTGCTTGAGCACCTCGTCGACGTTGTCTGCCACTTCGAGGGTGACCGCAACACGGCGCTGAGGTTTCTGCGCACGCTGAAGAACCGCTTCGGCCCGACCGACGAGGTTGGCTGCTTCGAGATGACCGGCGGCGGTATCGCCGAGGTGAGCGACCCGAGCGGGCTGTTTCTGAGCCGGGGCACCGTGCCGGTGAGCGGCACGTGCGCGACCATCGCGATGGAAGGGCGGCGGGCGCTTCCCGTCGAGATCCAGGCGCTCGTGGCATCGAGCGCGACGCCGAACCCGCGACGCGTGACGAGCGGCGTCGATCCCTCTCGGGTGGCGATGATTCTCGCGGTGCTTGAGCGTCGCGCGCGCGTGCGGCTGCACGACCAAGACGTCTACGTGTCGACGGTCGGCGGTGTGAAGCTCACGGAACCGGCGGCCGACCTCGCGATCGCCCTAGCCGTGATCTCTGCGGTCGCGGATACACCGCTCGCACTCGAATTCGCGGCCTTCGGTGAAATTTCACTGGCGGGTGAGATCCGCGCGGTTACCTCCGGGCCGCAACGGCTCGCGGAGGCAGAACGCCTCGGATACACGCGAATCGTCGACTCTCGCGCGGAAACCCTCGCCGAGGCGAGGCGCGTGGCGATCGAGTAAACCGGGTTCCCTGAACACGCTTCGACCCGAGCGCCCCGGTAACCGAGGTACACTACAAGATCGTGAGCACAAACACGGTAGATGTCGTACTAATCGGCGGCGGCGTGATGAGCGCAACGCTCGGAACGCTGATCAAGCAGGTTCGCCCGGACTGGACCATTGAGGTCTTCGAGTCCCGCAGCGAAGTCGCCACCGAAAGCAGCAACGGGTGGAACAACGCGGGCACCGGCCACGCCGCGCTCTGCGAGCTGAACTACATGCCCGAGGGCAAGGACGGCAGCCTGTCCGCCGACAAGGCCATCAACATCAACGAGCAGTTCCAGCTCTCGCGCGAGTGGTGGTCCACCCTCGTCGAGCGCGGCATCCTCGCTGAGCCGACGAGCTTCATCAACCCGACGCCACACATGACGTTTGTGCGCGGCGAGGAGAACGTCGACTACCTCCGCCGTCGCTACGAACTGCTGAAGACCGAGCCGCTGTTCTCCGACATGGAATTCAGCGACGATCCCGAGAAGATCGCCGAGTGGGTGCCCCTCGTCATCGACCGCCGCGCAAAGAGCGACGTTGTCGCCGCCACACGCTCGGAGGCGGGCACTGACGTCGACTTCGGCGCGCTCACCCGCCAGCTCTTCAGCTACCTCGAGCGCGAGGGCGCACAGATGCACCTCGAGACCGAGGTGCAGAAGCTCAAGCGCAAGGCAGACGGGACGTGGGACGTGCACGTGCGGAGCCGCAACGGCTACGGCACCTCGATCACGAATGCCAAGTTCGTCTTCGTCGGCGCGGGCGGCGGGGCGCTCCCGCTACTGCAGTCGTCCGGCATTCCCGAGATCAAGGGCTTCGGCGGCTTCCCGATCAGCGGCAAGTTCCTGAAGACCTCGAACCCGGAGATCGTCGAGCAGCACAACGCGAAGGTCTACGGCAAGGCCGCTGTTGGCGCGCCCCCGATGTCGGTCCCGCACCTCGATACGCGCATCATCGACGGCAAGAAGAGCATCCTCTTCGGGCCGTACGCGGGCTTCAGCCCGAACTTCCTGAAGAAGGGCTCGTGGTGGGACCTCCCCGGCTCCATCCGCACCCACAACCTTGGTCCGATGGTCAAGGTTGGCCTCACCGAGTTCTCGCTCGAGAAGTACCTCGTCTCGGAGCTCCTCGCGAGCCGCGAGAAGCAGATGGAAACGCTCCGCCAGTACCTGCCGAGCGCACGCACCGAGGACTGGGAGATGGTCACCGCTGGCCAGCGCGTCCAGGTCATGAAGAAGGACCCGAAGCTCGGCGGCATCCTCCAGTTCGGCACCGAAGTCATTACGGGGGCAGAGGGATCGATCGCAGGCCTGCTCGGAGCTTCGCCCGGCGCCTCGACCGCGGTCCACGCGATGCTCGGTGTGCTGAAGACCTGCTTCCCTGACGAGTACACGTCGGAGTGGGAGAACGTCTTCAAGGAGCAGGTTCCCGCGCTCGGTCAGGGGCTCAACGGTCGCCCTGAAGCCGCGAAGGCCTCGCTCGAGCGCACCACCCGCGTGCTGCAGCTCGGTGTCGAAGCTCCCGCCGAGACCGCGGCGGTCGAAGCCTAGCTTCTCCAGGATTCGAGCCCACACACGCCTGTGGCCCCACCGACCGGTGGGGCCACAGGCGTGTGTGGGCTCTGGGGCGGCGTTCTCCTCTGGGCCGATCGACGGCACAGCAGTTATCCCCGGGATCGGCCGATGATATGCCAAGACCCCGCAGATTCGTGATAGTTACTGCAGATTCCAGACGATAGCGCTGGTGAGTGGGGCTGGCTGGCGTGTGGGCTGGCTGGCTGGTGTGTGGGGACTAGCGGGCTGGCTGGTGGGCTGGCTGGCTGGCCGCGTCGTGGCGCCCGAGCCCCTACGCCTCGAGCAGCTCCTCAATGAAGCGTGCTGTGTCTTCCCACCCAGCGACTGCGTGGCATTTCACACCCATGGCTTTGACCGGGTAGTCGTTGCCGTCGGGATCCAGTCGGTCGCCGACGAAGAGCATGTCGTCGAGCGGGATCCCGGTGTGCTCCTCAAGCTTGCGCATTCCGTACGCCTTGTCGATCCCTCGCCTGGTGATGTCGACAGAGGTCGACCCGCCGCTGCGCACCTCGAGGTCGGGGAGGCGCGCGGCGACTGCCGCGCGAAGGGAGTTCTTCTTCTCGCCGGTCGGGTCCCACGAGTGCTTTGCATCGACGGGGGCGCGCTGGCCGAGGGCTGAGAACGTGACCTGCGACCCGCGATCCTCGAGGATCTCTCCCCACGGCTCGGCCTCCCAGAGCCCGAGGCGCTCGGCCTCCTCGCGAAGCGCGGTGAGCGCCCCGTCACGTTCCGCCTCTGACAGATGCTCGCGGTAGACGGTATGCCACGCGCCGGCCTCGCGCCGCTCGTATCGCGTGCCGCACGTTGGTAGCAGGTGCAGTCGCTCGAGCGCGGCCTCGGACACCGACTCCCGGCCGTCGAGCTGCGAGACGAGCTGCGATTCGAACTGCTCGAAATTGCCGCCGGAGATGACCGCGACAGTGGTCTGATCGAGCAGGCGAGCGAAGACGTCGAGCATGCGCTGCGGAACCGGGGACTTCGATGGGGCGAGCGTATCGTCGAGATCGAATGCGACAAGGCGGGGGACAGACATGGCCCCGATTCTCCCACAGGCCAGCGTGGCGCTGCCGCAGGCGCTCAAGCGGCCGTTCTGCGGCGTGGTGACGGGCGAGTAAGCTGGGCGGGTGACTAGGCATTTCCTGAGAGACGACGACCTGAGCCCATCCGAGCAGCGCGAGGTGCTCGACCTCGCCGCGCGAATGAAGCAGGACCGATTCTCGGAGCGATCCCTCGAGGGCCCGCAGTCTGCCGCGATCTTCTTCGACAAGACCTCGACGCGCACCCGGTTTAGCTTTGCCGCGGGCGTCGCCGACCTCGGTGGCAACCCGATCATTGTGAACCCCGGCGAGGCCCAGCTGGGCTCGAAAGAGTCGATCTCTGACACCGCGAAGGTCCTCTCCCGGATGGTGTCGCTCATCGTGTGGCGCACGCACGCGCACGCCGGGCTTGAGGAGATGGCCGAGAACGCGACGGTCCCCGTCATTAACTCGTTGTCTGACGACTTCCACCCGTGTCAGATCCTGGCTGACCTGCAGACGATCCGCGAGCAGAAGGGCGAGCTGCGGGGCCTCACGGCGACCTACCTCGGTGACGCCGCGAACAACATGGGGCACTCGTACCTGCTCGGCTTCGCGACCGCTGGAATGCACATTCGGGTTGCTGGGCCCGCGGGCTTCCACCCCCGTGCCGACATCATCGCGGACGCCGAGAGGATCGCGGCGGAGACCGGCGGCAGCGTCACCGTGCTGACCGATCCCGCAGCGGCCGTGGCCGGCGCCGACGCTGTGATCACGGATACCTGGGTCTCGATGGGACAGGAAGCCGAGAAGGCCGAGCGCATCGCAACCTTCGGGGCCTACCGAGTGACTCCCGAGCTCATGGCCGAGGCGAAGGACGACGCGATCTTCCTGCACTGCCTCCCCGCATACCGTGAGTACGAGGTCGCGCCCGAGGTCATCGATGGCCCGCAGAGCGTCGTCTGGGACGAGGCGGAAAACAGATTGCACGCGCAGAAGGCGCTGATGGCATGGCTGCTGAAGGAGAGCAAGTGACTGAGGAAACGCGCAACGGCGCCGAAAACAGCAACCGCGCGGCGGAAGACGGCGCCCTCTGGGGCGGACGGTTCGCGAGCGGACCCTCGCCCGAGCTCCTGAAGCTCAGCAAGTCGACCCAGTTCGACTGGGTGCTCGCGCAGTACGACATCCGGGGGTCGAAGGCGCACGCGAGCGCGCTCGCCGCAGCCGGCTATCTGTCGGAGACGGAGCTCGCCGACATGCGTGCCGCCCTCGACGAGCTCTCGGCCCGCGTCGCGGACGGCCGCTTCGTCGCCGCCGAGGCAGACGAGGACGTGCACTCAGCGCTTGAGCGCGGTCTCATCGAGATCACGGGCGTGCAGCTCGGCGGCAAGCTTCGCGCGGGCCGCAGCCGCAACGACCAGATCGCGACCCTGGTGCGCATGTATCTGCTCGACCACGCCACCGTTATCGGCGAGATGCTCGTCGAGCTGGCGGGCGCCATTCACGCGCAGGCCGCGGCGCACGAGGGCGCGATCCTGCCCGGCCGCACGCACCTGCAGCACGCGCAGCCGGTGCTGCTCGCGCACCAGCTCGCCGCGCACGCGTGGCCGATCGTGCGCGATCTCGAGCGGCTGCGCGACTGGGCGCGGCGCGCGAGCGCATCGCCCTACGGTGGCGGAGCACTCGCGGGCTCCTCGCTCGGTCTGGATCCGCGCCTCGTCGCCACCGAACTCGGCCTCGGCGACCCGCTCGAGAACTCGATCGATGGCACCGCCGCGCGCGACGTCGTCGCCGAGTTCGCGTTCATCACGGCGCAGATCGGGATCGATCTGTCGCGGCTCAGCGAAGAGATTATCCTTTGGAACACCAAGGAGTTCGGGTTCGTTCGCTTGCATGACGGCTACTCGACCGGGTCGAGCATCATGCCGCAGAAGAAGAACCCCGACATCGCCGAGCTCGCGCGCGGCAAGTCTGGCCGACTCATCGGAAACCTCACCGGTCTGCTCGCGACGCTGAAGGCGATGCCACTCGCCTACAACCGCGACCTGCAGGAGGATAAGGAGCCCGTCTTCGACTCGGTCGAGCAGCTCGAGGTGCTGCTGCCGGCCTTCACCGGCATGGTCGCGACGATGCGTTTCGACACCGACCGCATGGCGGAGCTGGCGCCGCAGGGCTTCTCGCTCGCGACTGACGTCGCCGAGTGGCTCGTGAAGCAGGGCGTGATCTTCCGCGACGCGCACGAGATCTCAGGTGAACTCGTTCGGTACTGCGAGGAGCGGGGACTCGAGCTGCACGAGCCGAGCGACGAGGAGCTGCTGAGCGTGTCCGAGCACCTGTTGCCGGGCGTGCGCGACGTTCTCACTATCGAAGGGTCCGTGAACTCGCGCGTCGGCGTTGGCGGGACCGCGCAGGTGCGCGTGACCGAGCAGCTCGCAAAACTTGCCGAGCGACTGCGGGAGTTCGGCGCCGAGCCGACGGCGTAGTCCCCCAGCGGGAACGTGAAGGCCGGCCTGTGCAGCTTCGCTCACAGGCCGGCCTTCACGTTC
Protein-coding regions in this window:
- the radA gene encoding DNA repair protein RadA produces the protein MAKTSSAYACTECGWQAAKWVGRCGECQQWGTVELRGAAKASLARTTKATAPEAGREARPITELSGASVKHRQTGITELDRVLGGGIVPGAAILFSGEPGVGKSTLLLDVASRIARHGARVLYVSGEESTGQIRMRAERTDALVDTLYLAAETDLSSVLGHIEMVDPGLIIIDSVQTLASDQVEGIAGGPSQVREVAAALIRVAKDRGTPVILVGHVTKDGSVAGPRLLEHLVDVVCHFEGDRNTALRFLRTLKNRFGPTDEVGCFEMTGGGIAEVSDPSGLFLSRGTVPVSGTCATIAMEGRRALPVEIQALVASSATPNPRRVTSGVDPSRVAMILAVLERRARVRLHDQDVYVSTVGGVKLTEPAADLAIALAVISAVADTPLALEFAAFGEISLAGEIRAVTSGPQRLAEAERLGYTRIVDSRAETLAEARRVAIE
- the argH gene encoding argininosuccinate lyase encodes the protein MAAEGEQVTEETRNGAENSNRAAEDGALWGGRFASGPSPELLKLSKSTQFDWVLAQYDIRGSKAHASALAAAGYLSETELADMRAALDELSARVADGRFVAAEADEDVHSALERGLIEITGVQLGGKLRAGRSRNDQIATLVRMYLLDHATVIGEMLVELAGAIHAQAAAHEGAILPGRTHLQHAQPVLLAHQLAAHAWPIVRDLERLRDWARRASASPYGGGALAGSSLGLDPRLVATELGLGDPLENSIDGTAARDVVAEFAFITAQIGIDLSRLSEEIILWNTKEFGFVRLHDGYSTGSSIMPQKKNPDIAELARGKSGRLIGNLTGLLATLKAMPLAYNRDLQEDKEPVFDSVEQLEVLLPAFTGMVATMRFDTDRMAELAPQGFSLATDVAEWLVKQGVIFRDAHEISGELVRYCEERGLELHEPSDEELLSVSEHLLPGVRDVLTIEGSVNSRVGVGGTAQVRVTEQLAKLAERLREFGAEPTA
- a CDS encoding malate:quinone oxidoreductase — encoded protein: MSTNTVDVVLIGGGVMSATLGTLIKQVRPDWTIEVFESRSEVATESSNGWNNAGTGHAALCELNYMPEGKDGSLSADKAININEQFQLSREWWSTLVERGILAEPTSFINPTPHMTFVRGEENVDYLRRRYELLKTEPLFSDMEFSDDPEKIAEWVPLVIDRRAKSDVVAATRSEAGTDVDFGALTRQLFSYLEREGAQMHLETEVQKLKRKADGTWDVHVRSRNGYGTSITNAKFVFVGAGGGALPLLQSSGIPEIKGFGGFPISGKFLKTSNPEIVEQHNAKVYGKAAVGAPPMSVPHLDTRIIDGKKSILFGPYAGFSPNFLKKGSWWDLPGSIRTHNLGPMVKVGLTEFSLEKYLVSELLASREKQMETLRQYLPSARTEDWEMVTAGQRVQVMKKDPKLGGILQFGTEVITGAEGSIAGLLGASPGASTAVHAMLGVLKTCFPDEYTSEWENVFKEQVPALGQGLNGRPEAAKASLERTTRVLQLGVEAPAETAAVEA
- a CDS encoding carboxymuconolactone decarboxylase family protein translates to MPLSNLTKQHPAVYEQLSAFSAAAEEAAADAGVDAKLVELIKIRVSQLNGCAFCTRLHSRDAVKLGETSDRLAVLPAWWESQYFSAIEAAALGLAEEVTRLSVPQRTEWDTGALTPEQISAVSWLALVMGAWNRVAIRSGYRVAP
- a CDS encoding FBP domain-containing protein, whose translation is MRPHALTTLRNALGNVDASTRKTARMPRDGFTPAVEDRDYLGWRDPSAPQRGYLFIEGEHGLRGVMLTTTRTRNSVRRAVMCEFCRIPRRFDQVVLFTAPTSPKHKDSSTFGTYLCIDLDCNARVNALRPMGPLDPPADVMVAAHRAQLLERVTAFVAEVLERAELPATRRTGSASR
- a CDS encoding HAD-IIB family hydrolase, coding for MSVPRLVAFDLDDTLAPSKSPVPQRMLDVFARLLDQTTVAVISGGNFEQFESQLVSQLDGRESVSEAALERLHLLPTCGTRYERREAGAWHTVYREHLSEAERDGALTALREEAERLGLWEAEPWGEILEDRGSQVTFSALGQRAPVDAKHSWDPTGEKKNSLRAAVAARLPDLEVRSGGSTSVDITRRGIDKAYGMRKLEEHTGIPLDDMLFVGDRLDPDGNDYPVKAMGVKCHAVAGWEDTARFIEELLEA
- a CDS encoding TetR/AcrR family transcriptional regulator, which produces MAYLPREERRAAIIEATVRVMLADGLEGVSARSVATAVEGSPGLIHQHFASVPELIASAWQKFVADSLVEYDQAVVADGEDPIREFFGNHVDPERAAEVGLWVSAWAYALRSPEFGPVYAETLGQLTAALRRAAPAVSELAAERTVLLGVALAGMQRIAPEQYGAAHLEDLIAG
- the argF gene encoding ornithine carbamoyltransferase; protein product: MTRHFLRDDDLSPSEQREVLDLAARMKQDRFSERSLEGPQSAAIFFDKTSTRTRFSFAAGVADLGGNPIIVNPGEAQLGSKESISDTAKVLSRMVSLIVWRTHAHAGLEEMAENATVPVINSLSDDFHPCQILADLQTIREQKGELRGLTATYLGDAANNMGHSYLLGFATAGMHIRVAGPAGFHPRADIIADAERIAAETGGSVTVLTDPAAAVAGADAVITDTWVSMGQEAEKAERIATFGAYRVTPELMAEAKDDAIFLHCLPAYREYEVAPEVIDGPQSVVWDEAENRLHAQKALMAWLLKESK